The following are encoded together in the Streptomyces rapamycinicus NRRL 5491 genome:
- a CDS encoding phosphatase PAP2 family protein, translated as MPPLLYALGLLAMYLFAVYTPVGQRAENGIFNSSEAGSLDAWFYPLSGSELDSTPMPPMGQSAEPTLMVGLAVLVVLALVGRYWWRGCAALAIVVLTAGGGEVLHKVLPRPDLVNAPENLVFQGFPSGHATVPAALTLAAVLVVAPRIRPYVAAIGVLWLACTASVSATMGGHRPSDVLGATLIACTCSALATWLVPLLPRAAAPDVMPIPRALPAVVLALSAALALVCGARDDSLTRSLTSGATGFVCVALVWYAAVILPSRLAQTAGRAPRPRRAPDL; from the coding sequence ATGCCGCCTCTGCTGTACGCCCTTGGACTCCTGGCGATGTACCTGTTCGCCGTCTACACCCCGGTCGGACAGCGGGCCGAGAACGGGATCTTCAACAGTTCGGAGGCCGGCTCGCTGGATGCGTGGTTCTACCCCTTGTCGGGATCGGAGTTGGACTCGACGCCTATGCCGCCGATGGGACAGAGCGCCGAGCCCACTCTGATGGTGGGTCTGGCCGTCCTCGTGGTCCTCGCCCTGGTGGGACGGTACTGGTGGCGGGGGTGCGCGGCGCTCGCGATCGTCGTTCTCACCGCCGGGGGCGGCGAGGTGCTTCACAAGGTCCTGCCCCGCCCCGACCTGGTGAACGCCCCCGAGAATCTCGTATTCCAGGGCTTCCCCAGCGGGCACGCGACCGTCCCCGCCGCGCTGACCCTCGCCGCCGTCCTCGTCGTCGCTCCCCGCATCCGCCCCTACGTCGCCGCGATCGGTGTGCTGTGGCTCGCCTGCACCGCCTCCGTCTCCGCCACCATGGGCGGCCACCGGCCCAGCGACGTGCTCGGGGCCACCCTGATCGCCTGCACCTGCTCCGCCCTCGCGACCTGGCTGGTGCCGCTGCTGCCGCGCGCCGCCGCACCAGATGTCATGCCGATCCCCCGTGCGCTGCCCGCCGTCGTCCTGGCTCTGTCGGCGGCCCTCGCCCTCGTCTGCGGCGCACGGGACGACTCCCTCACACGGTCACTGACCTCCGGGGCGACGGGGTTCGTGTGCGTGGCCCTGGTCTGGTACGCCGCGGTGATACTGCCCTCGCGGCTCGCGCAGACCGCCGGCCGCGCCCCTCGGCCCAGGCGGGCCCCGGACCTATAA
- a CDS encoding PadR family transcriptional regulator, whose amino-acid sequence MTRKNPSLTEPQFFILAALMDGPLHGYGIIKAAETATDGRLRIAVGTLYGALERMERAGLVAADHEEMVDGRARRYYRLTEDGTELLGQEALRMQQAAAFVIGRSRNRGVAEA is encoded by the coding sequence ATGACGCGAAAGAATCCGTCTCTGACAGAGCCGCAGTTCTTCATCCTCGCCGCGCTCATGGACGGGCCGTTGCACGGCTACGGCATCATCAAGGCCGCAGAGACGGCCACTGACGGGCGGCTCCGGATCGCCGTCGGCACGCTCTACGGCGCGCTGGAGCGGATGGAACGGGCCGGTCTGGTGGCCGCCGACCACGAGGAGATGGTGGACGGGCGGGCGCGGCGGTACTACCGGCTGACCGAGGACGGCACCGAGTTGCTCGGCCAGGAGGCGCTGCGGATGCAGCAGGCGGCGGCTTTCGTCATCGGACGCTCACGGAATCGTGGGGTGGCGGAGGCATGA
- a CDS encoding alpha-amylase family glycosyl hydrolase gives MTADPGTPTATYRLQLQPAFPFAAAERAVPYLASLGVSHLHLSPVLEAVPGSTHGYDVVDHSAVRAELGGEEGLRTLARTARAHGLGLIVDIVPNHMAAPAPERLNAPLWEVLREGPESPYARWFDIDWRAHGGKVLLPVLGGPLGEEWNRLRVENGTLRYYDHAFPLRPGTEGLPLAELLDAQWYRLGWWRLARTELNYRRFFTISELIAVRVEDPEVFAATHATLLELVRDGVVEGLRIDHPDGLADPEGYLRRLDGAVRAATGEGEGGGGRRAVPEGGGGLGNTPEGGGGRRIAPEGSGERRIAPEGSGERRIAPEGSGERRIAPEGSGERRIAPEGSGERRIAPEGGGRWGAPDGDIGRWTASEGGGARWTVVEKILARDERLPATWPVAGTTGYDALHHLDGLFVDPDGLEKLTALYRAFAAPPADLGGDWAATVRRAAHEVVTHELAAEVERLTRTASRICAADPRLRDHAPWALRTAIRELLVRLPVYRPYAAGGGPPATDADAVMLRSAAAGAREAFTVAQEAQAVRVVRDAALGGLGDGPDVRDFCARFAQTAAALRAKSVEDTAFYRYAPLLSAAEVGGDPGRPAVAPEEFHAFAARLLRDWPATGTVLSTHDTKRSADARARLAALTECPGWWGRTVEELARSAPAPDPHLAWTAWQTALALGHGDAERLVPAVLKAVREAGLRTTWTERNAAYEAKVTAFLEAGPCAADPSAWAAIGAELDGPARANALGAALLQLTMPGVPDLYMGTEHVYKALVDPDNRRPPELGGEPADGPSAEKLLLTRAALNLRREHPEWFGPGSTYTPLLASGTSAEHCVAFLRTNNDTDGTHGGAVTVVTRLSRRLAEAGGWGTTRLPLPPGRWRDLLTGRTAEGPAALDELLSRLPVALLVRI, from the coding sequence ATGACGGCTGACCCCGGCACACCCACCGCCACCTATCGCCTCCAGCTCCAGCCCGCCTTCCCCTTCGCGGCGGCGGAGCGAGCGGTGCCGTATCTGGCCTCGCTCGGCGTCTCCCATCTGCATCTGTCCCCCGTGCTGGAGGCGGTGCCCGGCTCCACCCACGGCTATGACGTGGTGGACCACTCCGCCGTCCGGGCCGAACTGGGCGGCGAGGAGGGGCTGCGCACACTCGCCCGGACGGCGCGGGCGCACGGCCTCGGGCTGATCGTCGACATCGTGCCGAACCATATGGCCGCCCCCGCCCCCGAGCGGCTCAACGCCCCGCTGTGGGAGGTGCTGCGGGAGGGCCCGGAGTCGCCGTACGCGCGGTGGTTCGACATCGACTGGCGGGCCCACGGCGGCAAGGTGCTGCTGCCGGTGCTCGGCGGTCCGCTCGGCGAGGAGTGGAACCGGCTGCGGGTCGAGAACGGGACGCTGCGCTACTACGACCACGCCTTCCCGCTGCGTCCCGGCACCGAGGGGCTGCCGCTCGCCGAGCTGCTGGACGCCCAGTGGTACCGGCTCGGCTGGTGGCGGCTGGCCCGCACCGAGCTCAACTACCGGCGGTTCTTCACCATCTCCGAGCTGATCGCGGTGCGGGTGGAGGACCCGGAGGTGTTCGCGGCGACCCATGCCACGCTGCTGGAGCTGGTGCGGGACGGGGTCGTGGAGGGGCTGCGGATCGACCATCCGGACGGGCTCGCCGACCCGGAGGGGTATCTGCGGCGGCTGGACGGGGCGGTGCGGGCGGCGACGGGAGAGGGGGAAGGCGGAGGCGGGCGGCGAGCCGTGCCGGAGGGCGGGGGCGGCCTGGGGAACACGCCAGAAGGCGGGGGCGGGCGGCGCATCGCGCCAGAAGGCAGTGGCGAGCGGCGCATCGCGCCAGAAGGCAGTGGCGAGCGGCGCATCGCGCCAGAAGGCAGTGGCGAGCGGCGCATCGCGCCAGAAGGCAGTGGCGAGCGGCGCATCGCGCCAGAAGGCAGTGGCGAGCGGCGGATCGCGCCAGAAGGCGGCGGCCGTTGGGGCGCACCAGACGGCGACATCGGCCGGTGGACAGCGTCCGAAGGCGGCGGCGCCCGCTGGACCGTCGTCGAGAAGATCCTCGCCCGGGACGAGCGGCTGCCCGCCACCTGGCCGGTCGCCGGGACCACCGGCTATGACGCGCTGCACCACCTCGACGGGCTCTTCGTCGACCCGGACGGTCTGGAGAAGCTGACCGCCCTCTACCGCGCCTTCGCCGCTCCCCCGGCCGACCTGGGCGGCGACTGGGCCGCCACGGTCCGCCGCGCCGCCCATGAGGTGGTCACGCATGAGCTGGCCGCCGAGGTGGAACGGCTGACCCGCACCGCATCCCGCATCTGCGCGGCCGACCCCCGGCTGCGCGACCACGCGCCCTGGGCGCTGCGCACGGCGATCCGGGAGCTGCTGGTGCGGCTGCCGGTCTACCGTCCGTACGCCGCCGGGGGCGGCCCGCCCGCGACGGACGCCGACGCGGTGATGCTGCGCTCGGCGGCGGCGGGCGCCCGGGAGGCGTTCACGGTGGCGCAGGAGGCCCAGGCGGTGCGGGTGGTGCGGGACGCGGCGCTGGGCGGGCTCGGGGACGGTCCGGACGTACGCGACTTCTGCGCCCGCTTCGCCCAGACGGCGGCCGCGCTGCGTGCCAAGTCGGTCGAGGACACCGCCTTCTACCGCTACGCCCCGCTGCTGTCGGCCGCCGAGGTGGGCGGCGATCCGGGGCGGCCGGCCGTGGCCCCGGAGGAGTTCCACGCCTTCGCGGCCCGGCTGCTGCGCGACTGGCCCGCCACCGGCACGGTGCTCTCCACGCATGACACCAAGCGCAGTGCCGACGCCCGGGCCCGGCTCGCGGCGCTCACCGAATGCCCTGGCTGGTGGGGGCGGACGGTGGAGGAGCTGGCACGCTCGGCCCCCGCTCCCGATCCCCATCTGGCCTGGACGGCCTGGCAGACCGCGCTCGCGCTGGGCCACGGGGACGCCGAACGGCTGGTCCCGGCCGTGCTCAAGGCGGTGCGCGAGGCGGGGCTGCGGACGACGTGGACGGAGCGGAACGCGGCATACGAGGCGAAGGTGACCGCCTTCCTGGAGGCCGGGCCCTGCGCGGCGGACCCGTCGGCGTGGGCCGCGATCGGCGCCGAACTCGACGGTCCGGCGCGGGCCAACGCGCTCGGCGCCGCCCTGCTCCAGCTCACCATGCCGGGCGTTCCCGACCTCTATATGGGCACCGAACACGTCTATAAGGCCCTGGTCGACCCGGACAACCGCCGCCCGCCCGAGCTGGGCGGCGAACCGGCGGACGGCCCGTCGGCCGAAAAGCTGCTGCTCACCCGGGCGGCACTGAACCTGCGCCGAGAGCATCCGGAGTGGTTCGGCCCCGGGAGTACGTATACGCCGCTGCTCGCCTCCGGTACTTCCGCCGAGCACTGCGTGGCCTTCTTAAGGACGAACAACGACACGGACGGCACGCACGGCGGCGCCGTCACCGTGGTCACCCGGCTGTCGCGGCGGCTGGCGGAGGCGGGCGGCTGGGGCACCACCCGGCTGCCGCTGCCACCGGGCCGCTGGCGGGACCTGCTGACCGGGCGGACCGCCGAGGGCCCGGCGGCGCTGGACGAGCTGCTGTCCCGGCTTCCGGTGGCGCTGCTGGTCCGGATCTGA
- a CDS encoding lytic polysaccharide monooxygenase, protein MPRRSLALASSARPPGGSRARRSVLLVLLAVLPALGLVFFSGGSASAHGAPMAPGSRTYLCWKYSLSSTGEVKPTNPACKAAYDKSGATPFYNWFAVLRSDGAGRTKGFIPDGKLCSGAATVYDFSGFDLGSKDWPVTHLTSGKSMQFSYNAWAAHPGSFRSYVTKSPIDPTKPLTWNDLEDQPFNTVTDPPLSGQVGTVDGKYTWTANLPSGKSGRHIIYTVWTRSDSQETFYSCSDVVFDGGNGEVTVPGASSGGGGSDPTDPPGNPPTASCAATQKVTSTWNGGYQAEVTVSNSGATPISSWMVDWTVPSGQRIDSVWNGKLSTTGSSASVTNSDWNGSLATGASTTFGYTAGGGSPDTTAAPICMVH, encoded by the coding sequence ATGCCTCGACGATCACTGGCACTCGCCTCATCCGCACGCCCTCCGGGCGGCTCCCGCGCGCGCAGGTCCGTACTCCTGGTCCTGCTCGCGGTCCTGCCCGCCCTGGGCCTTGTCTTCTTCTCCGGCGGCAGCGCCTCCGCACACGGCGCACCGATGGCGCCGGGCAGCCGCACCTATCTCTGCTGGAAGTACAGCCTGTCCTCGACCGGTGAGGTCAAGCCGACCAACCCGGCGTGCAAGGCCGCGTACGACAAGAGCGGTGCGACGCCGTTCTACAACTGGTTCGCGGTGCTCCGCTCGGACGGCGCGGGCCGCACCAAGGGGTTCATCCCGGACGGCAAGCTGTGCAGCGGCGCGGCCACCGTCTATGACTTCTCCGGCTTCGACCTGGGCAGCAAGGACTGGCCGGTGACCCATCTGACGTCCGGCAAGTCGATGCAGTTCTCGTACAACGCCTGGGCCGCGCACCCGGGGTCGTTCCGCAGCTATGTCACCAAGAGCCCGATCGACCCGACCAAGCCGCTCACCTGGAACGACCTGGAGGACCAGCCGTTCAACACGGTGACGGACCCGCCGCTGTCCGGTCAGGTCGGCACGGTGGACGGCAAGTACACCTGGACGGCCAATCTGCCCTCCGGCAAGAGCGGACGCCACATCATCTACACCGTGTGGACCCGCTCGGACAGCCAGGAGACCTTCTACAGCTGCTCCGACGTGGTCTTCGACGGCGGCAACGGCGAGGTGACGGTCCCGGGCGCAAGCAGCGGTGGCGGTGGCAGCGATCCCACGGACCCGCCGGGCAACCCGCCGACGGCCTCCTGTGCCGCCACCCAGAAGGTGACCAGCACCTGGAACGGCGGCTACCAGGCCGAGGTGACGGTCTCCAACTCCGGTGCCACGCCCATCTCCTCGTGGATGGTCGACTGGACGGTGCCGTCCGGGCAGCGGATCGACAGCGTCTGGAACGGCAAGCTGAGCACCACCGGTTCCTCGGCATCGGTCACCAACTCCGACTGGAACGGTTCACTGGCCACCGGGGCGTCGACGACCTTCGGCTATACCGCTGGTGGCGGCTCTCCGGACACAACGGCCGCGCCGATCTGCATGGTGCACTAG
- a CDS encoding GNAT family N-acetyltransferase — protein sequence MTDLVIRPLTEGDAHLFHDLQVPSLVGRGTLGHTYATVGQGGEYRPDWTWVALREGRVVARAAWWAGPEDSAPVALDWFDFAEGEADAAAELLRTAPLRTEYTLLAPPGWRDQPKVRAAAQARIDAAVAGGLTPLVERYRYEWTPDCGLPERPGRLEFRPEPDDAAIEDALRRIMPDTLDAHDRRAIARGGVDAAVRELMDILTWFPSPREWWQLAWTPGGELVGIQVPARNPGGLCVGYIGVVAEQRGHGYAYDLLVECTHDLVEQGATKIAAATDQPNLPMAAHFARAGYPITQERIDLV from the coding sequence ATGACCGATCTGGTCATCCGTCCCCTCACCGAGGGCGACGCCCATCTGTTCCATGACCTACAGGTCCCCTCGCTCGTCGGCCGGGGCACCCTCGGCCACACCTATGCCACCGTCGGCCAGGGCGGCGAGTACCGCCCCGACTGGACCTGGGTGGCACTGCGCGAGGGGCGGGTAGTGGCCCGCGCCGCGTGGTGGGCCGGGCCGGAGGACTCCGCGCCCGTCGCGCTGGACTGGTTCGACTTCGCCGAGGGCGAGGCCGACGCCGCCGCCGAACTGCTGCGCACCGCACCGCTGCGCACCGAGTACACCCTGCTGGCCCCGCCCGGCTGGCGCGATCAGCCCAAGGTGCGGGCCGCCGCCCAGGCCCGTATCGACGCCGCCGTGGCGGGCGGGCTCACCCCGCTGGTCGAGCGCTACCGCTATGAGTGGACGCCGGATTGCGGACTGCCCGAGCGCCCGGGGCGGCTGGAGTTCCGGCCGGAGCCCGATGACGCGGCGATCGAGGACGCGCTGCGCCGCATCATGCCGGACACGCTCGACGCGCACGACCGGCGCGCCATCGCCCGGGGAGGTGTCGATGCCGCGGTGCGGGAGCTCATGGACATCCTCACCTGGTTCCCGTCGCCGCGCGAGTGGTGGCAGCTGGCCTGGACGCCCGGAGGGGAGCTGGTCGGCATCCAGGTGCCCGCGCGCAATCCGGGCGGGCTCTGCGTGGGCTACATAGGGGTCGTCGCCGAGCAGCGCGGCCACGGCTACGCGTACGACCTGCTCGTGGAGTGCACCCACGATCTGGTGGAGCAGGGGGCCACGAAGATCGCGGCGGCGACGGACCAGCCCAACCTCCCCATGGCCGCGCACTTCGCCAGGGCGGGGTATCCCATCACCCAGGAGCGCATCGACCTCGTCTGA
- the treZ gene encoding malto-oligosyltrehalose trehalohydrolase, with amino-acid sequence MLFEVWAPHAERVGLHVDGRDRPMEPDPGRAGWWRAEAGAGPGTRYGFALDDGPPLPDPRSRRQPDGPEGLSAVVDHSRFRWEREWFGRPLPGAVLYELHIGTFTHEGTFDAAAEQLPHLAELGITHVQLMPVCPFPGTHGWGYDGVAPWAVHEPYGGPEGLARFVDAAHGHGLGVVLDVVHNHLGPSGNHLPAFGPYFTETHHTPWGAAVNLDAPGSDEVRAYFLGSALAWLRDFRLDGLRLDAVHALRDTRARHFLAELSAAVDALAARTGRPLFLIGESDLNDPRTTLPREAGGHGLHAQWNDDFHHALHTFLTGERQGYYADFAAEGPGALVKTLMGGFFHDGTHSAFRGRRHGSPLNTHTTPAHRLLGYAQTHDQVGNRAVGDRLSARLSPGLLACAAAVVLCAPFTPMLFMGEEWGARTPWQYFTDHQDPELAEAVRSGRRREFAAHGWAAGDVPDPQDPATRLRSCLDWREPEREPHRALLDWYRRLIALRRAEPALTDPTWSYTGLSSGSDGCFSFQRGPLRVLLNPGDRPVKTWLGPRTGEVTEVVAAWRRIELPGPDGMLRLPPETAAVLRCGSR; translated from the coding sequence GTGCTGTTCGAGGTGTGGGCGCCGCACGCCGAGCGGGTCGGGCTCCATGTGGACGGGCGGGACCGCCCCATGGAGCCCGACCCGGGCCGCGCCGGGTGGTGGCGGGCCGAGGCCGGGGCCGGGCCCGGCACGCGGTACGGTTTCGCGCTCGACGACGGCCCGCCGCTCCCCGATCCGCGCTCCCGCCGCCAGCCGGACGGCCCGGAGGGGCTGAGCGCGGTGGTCGACCACTCCCGCTTCCGCTGGGAGCGGGAGTGGTTCGGGCGGCCACTGCCGGGCGCGGTCCTCTACGAGCTGCACATCGGCACCTTCACCCATGAGGGCACCTTCGACGCGGCGGCCGAACAGCTGCCGCACCTGGCCGAGTTGGGCATCACCCATGTGCAGCTGATGCCCGTCTGCCCGTTCCCCGGGACCCACGGCTGGGGTTACGACGGGGTGGCGCCCTGGGCGGTGCACGAGCCGTACGGCGGGCCGGAGGGGCTGGCGCGCTTCGTGGACGCCGCACACGGGCACGGCCTCGGCGTGGTCCTCGATGTGGTCCACAACCATCTGGGCCCCTCCGGGAACCACCTCCCGGCCTTCGGCCCGTACTTCACCGAAACCCACCACACCCCCTGGGGCGCGGCGGTCAACCTCGACGCGCCCGGCTCCGACGAGGTGCGCGCGTACTTCCTCGGCAGCGCGCTCGCCTGGCTGCGCGACTTCCGGCTGGACGGGCTGCGGCTGGACGCGGTGCACGCGCTGCGCGACACCCGGGCCCGGCACTTCCTGGCCGAGCTGTCGGCCGCCGTGGACGCGCTGGCCGCCCGCACCGGCCGTCCGCTGTTCCTCATCGGCGAGTCGGACCTCAACGATCCGCGCACCACCCTCCCGCGCGAGGCGGGCGGCCACGGTCTGCACGCACAGTGGAACGACGACTTCCATCACGCCCTGCACACATTCCTCACCGGTGAGCGGCAGGGCTACTACGCCGACTTCGCCGCCGAGGGGCCCGGGGCCCTGGTCAAGACGCTGATGGGCGGCTTCTTCCACGACGGCACCCATTCGGCGTTCCGGGGCCGCCGCCACGGCAGTCCGCTGAACACCCACACCACCCCCGCGCACCGGCTGCTCGGCTACGCCCAGACCCATGACCAGGTGGGCAACCGCGCGGTCGGCGACCGGCTCTCCGCCCGGCTCTCCCCCGGGCTGCTGGCCTGCGCGGCGGCCGTGGTGCTGTGCGCGCCCTTCACCCCGATGCTCTTCATGGGCGAGGAGTGGGGCGCCCGCACGCCCTGGCAGTACTTCACCGACCACCAGGATCCGGAGCTGGCCGAGGCGGTGCGGTCCGGCCGCCGCCGGGAATTCGCCGCCCACGGCTGGGCGGCGGGGGACGTGCCCGACCCCCAGGACCCGGCCACCCGGCTGCGGTCCTGCCTCGACTGGCGGGAACCGGAGCGGGAGCCGCACCGGGCGCTGCTCGACTGGTACCGCCGGTTGATCGCGCTGCGCCGCGCCGAACCGGCCCTGACCGACCCGACCTGGTCGTACACGGGCCTGTCCTCCGGTTCGGACGGCTGCTTCAGCTTTCAGCGCGGCCCGCTGCGGGTCCTGCTCAACCCGGGCGACCGGCCGGTCAAGACCTGGCTCGGGCCCCGGACCGGCGAGGTCACCGAGGTGGTGGCCGCCTGGCGGCGGATCGAGCTGCCGGGCCCGGACGGCATGCTGAGACTGCCGCCCGAGACCGCCGCCGTGCTGCGCTGCGGCTCACGATAG